One segment of Gordonia terrae DNA contains the following:
- a CDS encoding nuclear transport factor 2 family protein, translating into MTQQIELTTAERLEAIESIKRVFARRLRCLDEKEWDVYPTLHTEDVVSETWADASEDRRPSTDGVSNRVVGRDRLRDTISSLLDGDVKITTVHHAHTPEIELLSDTTARGTWAMEDHLWWHNGNVEEHLHGFGHYHEEYRKVDGEWLISYRSLSRIRVDKTPGFDER; encoded by the coding sequence ATGACACAACAGATTGAACTGACAACCGCCGAGCGACTCGAGGCGATCGAGTCCATCAAGCGCGTCTTCGCCCGGCGGCTGCGTTGCCTCGACGAGAAGGAGTGGGACGTCTATCCCACCCTGCACACCGAGGACGTGGTGTCCGAGACCTGGGCCGATGCCTCCGAGGACCGACGGCCGTCGACCGACGGGGTGTCGAACCGGGTGGTCGGCCGAGATCGTCTGCGAGACACCATCAGTTCACTACTGGACGGAGACGTGAAGATCACTACTGTCCACCATGCACACACACCCGAGATCGAACTGCTGTCCGACACGACAGCCCGAGGCACCTGGGCTATGGAGGACCACCTCTGGTGGCACAACGGCAACGTCGAGGAGCACCTCCACGGATTCGGGCACTACCACGAGGAGTACCGCAAGGTGGATGGTGAATGGTTGATCAGCTACCGGAGTCTCTCGCGAATCCGCGTGGACAAGACACCGGGGTTCGACGAACGATGA
- a CDS encoding ABC transporter ATP-binding protein encodes MAGTGTAHLREEDEVLLTIRDLTVEYNIGRGQKVHAVSGVSLDIARGETLGLVGESGCGKSTVAKAILQLPPPTSGEISFAGQDITTLSAKQMRPFRRAVQMIFQDPISSLNPLRKVRHIVAEGLDIAGDTSRAERAAKVDEILTVVGLDPETAGDRRPHEFSGGQCQRISIARAMVLEPELVVCDEPVSALDVSVQAQILNLLEDMKDRYGLTLLFIAHDLAVVKNISDRIVVMYLGKICEVTDPDGLYNSPLHPYSEALLSAIPDPDPLVPVGDVSLSGELPSPTDPPSGCRFRTRCPRATDVCGEAEPLLREASPGHYVACHHPNLSVALRKN; translated from the coding sequence ATGGCCGGCACCGGGACTGCACATCTTCGTGAGGAGGACGAGGTACTGCTCACGATCCGCGATCTGACCGTCGAGTACAACATCGGCAGAGGACAGAAGGTCCACGCGGTCTCCGGGGTGAGCCTGGACATCGCTCGAGGCGAAACCCTGGGACTGGTGGGTGAGTCGGGCTGCGGGAAATCGACTGTGGCCAAGGCGATCCTGCAGCTTCCGCCACCGACGTCGGGAGAGATCAGCTTCGCCGGTCAAGACATCACGACGTTGTCGGCCAAACAGATGCGTCCGTTCCGCCGGGCTGTCCAGATGATCTTCCAGGATCCGATCTCCTCGCTCAACCCTCTCCGGAAGGTCCGGCACATCGTCGCCGAAGGCCTCGATATCGCCGGTGACACCAGTCGCGCCGAGCGAGCAGCAAAGGTCGATGAGATCCTCACGGTGGTCGGTCTCGATCCGGAAACTGCCGGGGACCGCCGCCCACACGAATTCTCCGGCGGACAGTGCCAGCGCATCTCGATCGCCCGTGCCATGGTATTGGAGCCAGAGCTGGTGGTCTGCGACGAGCCGGTGTCCGCATTGGACGTCTCTGTCCAGGCACAGATCCTCAATCTGCTCGAGGACATGAAGGACCGGTACGGGCTCACCCTGCTGTTCATCGCCCACGACCTCGCGGTGGTGAAGAACATCAGCGACCGCATCGTGGTCATGTATCTCGGCAAGATCTGCGAGGTCACCGACCCGGACGGCCTGTACAACAGCCCGCTACATCCGTACAGCGAAGCACTCCTGTCGGCGATTCCCGATCCGGATCCGTTGGTGCCCGTGGGCGATGTCAGCCTGAGCGGCGAGTTACCCTCACCGACTGATCCACCGAGCGGATGCCGCTTTCGCACCAGATGCCCCAGGGCAACAGACGTCTGCGGCGAGGCAGAGCCCCTCCTCCGCGAGGCCTCGCCGGGCCACTATGTGGCCTGCCACCACCCCAATTTGTCCGTCGCACTGCGCAAGAACTGA
- a CDS encoding ABC transporter ATP-binding protein, whose product MSVSASVPVTRSADDTAEEPILTIEDLRVWFDTPRGMVRAVDGVDLTLPRGRTLGVVGESGSGKSVLSRSIMSILAPSAVIQPRSRIKIDGRDTATLSRTESRSLWGSRVSMVFQDPMTSLTPVLTIGHQLTETLRRHTDLTKAQALMRAEELMVWVGIPEPKKRLSQYPHNLSGGMRQRVVIALAIACSPDLLIADEPTTALDVTVQHQVLSLLSRLREDNGMAMILITHDLGVVAGRTDEIAVMYAGRIVEHAPTRTLFTEMRHPYTRALINSIPKLSDASHTRLQSIPGRPPTIIDPPAGCAFAPRCEYAGARCVTETPPLAVHENAAPDHRFACFHPVGTAAGAAALAENIARGTNVTGLPVTTREDS is encoded by the coding sequence GTGAGTGTGTCCGCGTCCGTTCCGGTCACGCGATCCGCAGACGACACCGCCGAGGAACCGATCCTCACCATCGAGGATCTTCGTGTCTGGTTCGACACCCCGCGAGGTATGGTCCGCGCCGTCGACGGGGTCGACCTCACCCTTCCGCGTGGTCGCACCCTCGGTGTCGTCGGCGAATCGGGGTCGGGCAAATCCGTTCTGTCGCGGTCGATCATGAGCATCCTCGCCCCGAGCGCGGTCATCCAACCACGATCGCGCATCAAGATCGACGGTAGGGATACCGCGACCCTGTCGCGAACCGAGAGCCGCTCACTGTGGGGATCTCGCGTCTCGATGGTGTTCCAGGACCCGATGACCTCGTTGACGCCTGTTCTGACCATCGGCCACCAGCTGACCGAGACACTTCGCCGGCACACGGATCTGACCAAAGCGCAGGCACTCATGCGAGCCGAGGAGCTCATGGTGTGGGTGGGGATACCGGAACCGAAGAAGCGTCTCTCCCAGTACCCACACAACCTGTCCGGTGGAATGCGGCAACGTGTGGTCATCGCCCTCGCCATCGCCTGCTCGCCCGACCTGCTCATCGCAGACGAACCCACCACGGCTCTCGATGTCACTGTGCAGCATCAGGTCCTGTCACTGCTGTCGCGATTACGCGAGGACAATGGCATGGCGATGATCCTGATCACCCACGATCTCGGCGTGGTAGCGGGTCGGACAGACGAGATCGCGGTGATGTACGCCGGACGCATTGTCGAGCACGCTCCCACCCGCACACTTTTCACAGAGATGCGTCACCCATACACCCGGGCACTCATCAACTCGATCCCCAAGCTGTCAGATGCGAGCCACACCCGGTTGCAGTCCATCCCCGGGAGGCCACCCACCATCATCGACCCCCCAGCGGGCTGCGCGTTCGCGCCCAGATGCGAATATGCCGGCGCCCGTTGCGTGACCGAGACCCCACCGCTGGCCGTCCACGAGAACGCCGCTCCGGACCACCGGTTCGCCTGTTTTCACCCGGTGGGGACGGCCGCGGGTGCCGCCGCGTTGGCGGAGAACATTGCTCGGGGCACCAACGTGACCGGTTTGCCCGTGACGACACGAGAGGACAGCTGA
- a CDS encoding ABC transporter permease — protein MSLSVALGATLIALVSGTALGIAAGYFRGALDTTFDIGTSTVLAFPPLILLIALVAVMDPSTTTLTIGLGIVGAPTFVRIARANTIAFANREFVTAAKSLGAGHLRIIIREILPNVVLPVLSFATVVAAGLVVAEGSLSFLGLGIPPPAPSWGGMIAAGRESLYEAPYLVLVPGTFFFLTVFSLNRLGDWARGRIGKESSL, from the coding sequence GTGTCCTTGTCAGTGGCCCTCGGCGCAACATTGATCGCACTGGTGAGCGGTACCGCCCTGGGAATCGCTGCCGGATACTTCCGGGGAGCACTCGACACCACCTTCGACATCGGCACCAGCACGGTTCTGGCCTTTCCGCCACTCATCCTGCTCATCGCGCTGGTCGCGGTGATGGATCCCAGCACCACCACGCTGACAATCGGACTGGGCATCGTCGGCGCACCGACTTTCGTACGAATCGCGCGGGCCAACACCATCGCGTTCGCGAATCGCGAGTTCGTCACCGCGGCAAAATCACTGGGCGCGGGTCATCTGCGGATCATCATCCGCGAGATATTGCCGAATGTGGTGCTGCCCGTCCTCTCCTTCGCCACGGTCGTGGCGGCTGGACTGGTGGTGGCCGAGGGGTCACTGAGCTTCCTCGGGCTCGGAATCCCCCCACCCGCCCCGTCATGGGGCGGAATGATCGCGGCCGGCCGAGAAAGTCTGTACGAGGCTCCCTATCTCGTCCTGGTGCCGGGGACCTTCTTCTTCTTGACCGTCTTCTCACTGAACCGCCTCGGCGACTGGGCTCGAGGGCGTATCGGAAAGGAATCATCACTGTGA
- a CDS encoding ABC transporter permease, with amino-acid sequence MTRLGAGRYVAKLGIVLALVSIATFLLLELIPGDPVDTVLPAGATPEMRAAAMQLYGLDGSLVSRYFDWLGSAFQGDLGRSMQSQLPVTDAILARLPVTIELAALSIILALLIAIPVGVVSAYRPGGIVDRIATFICSITLSIPSFLLGVLLVFIFAVSLGVLPVTGWTPLSEGLVPHIESLILPVITLSAIEAVGFIRVLRNDMIATLQQDFVLSARARGLPSSRILFTHALRPSAFSLVTVLGVTLGRLIGGTVIVETLFSLPGLGSLVITAITGRDFVMVQGIVLVVAVAYVLLNALVDLVYPVLDPRVRTA; translated from the coding sequence GTGACAAGACTCGGCGCAGGAAGATACGTCGCCAAACTGGGGATCGTGCTGGCGCTCGTCAGTATCGCGACATTCCTTCTCCTGGAATTGATTCCGGGCGATCCGGTGGACACCGTCCTTCCGGCCGGCGCAACACCGGAGATGCGAGCGGCCGCAATGCAACTCTACGGTCTCGACGGCTCCCTGGTCAGCAGGTACTTCGACTGGTTGGGTAGCGCGTTCCAGGGGGACCTGGGCCGATCGATGCAGTCACAGCTGCCGGTGACCGATGCCATACTGGCGCGCCTGCCGGTCACCATCGAACTGGCCGCTCTGTCGATCATCCTGGCCCTGCTGATCGCGATCCCGGTCGGTGTCGTATCCGCGTACCGCCCCGGCGGCATCGTCGACCGGATCGCGACGTTCATCTGCTCGATCACCCTGTCGATCCCCAGCTTCTTGCTCGGAGTGCTGCTGGTCTTCATCTTCGCCGTCAGCCTGGGCGTGTTGCCGGTGACAGGATGGACCCCACTGTCCGAAGGCCTCGTACCTCACATCGAGAGCCTCATCCTGCCGGTGATCACCCTGTCGGCGATCGAGGCCGTCGGCTTCATCCGGGTTCTCCGAAACGACATGATCGCAACCCTCCAGCAAGATTTCGTGTTGTCGGCGAGAGCACGCGGTTTGCCCTCGTCGCGAATCCTCTTCACCCACGCACTACGCCCGTCGGCGTTCTCCCTTGTCACAGTCCTCGGCGTGACACTGGGACGGCTCATCGGCGGGACGGTGATCGTCGAAACCCTGTTCTCGCTACCCGGTCTCGGGTCGCTGGTCATCACCGCCATCACCGGACGGGACTTCGTGATGGTGCAAGGCATCGTCCTGGTGGTCGCTGTTGCCTATGTGCTGCTGAACGCTCTCGTCGATCTCGTGTATCCCGTACTCGATCCGAGAGTGAGGACCGCATGA
- a CDS encoding ABC transporter substrate-binding protein, whose translation MRGGTLTYAFNTEAQSVDPATCAVGVGPGPCGAVFGALVYYNIDTREFEPGMAESFTSDDGKVWTLKLRPGLEFTDGTPYDAAAVVFNWDRLLDPALLSPSAAAAESVSWQIVDDTTITVTSDEVNYQLPLTMSEDMAFIGSPQAIRAKGRDFGNSPVGAGPFVMTSWARGTEMTLDRNPGYWDQPRPYADRLVIKTIPADDQRYNALQSGEINVMAVTLKKYADRAKSAGMNVSEAALLGGTGPRISHRGPLADQRVREAIGLVIDNEQIMNAVYPGESVATGFTPEDSPMYDPRSTWPQVDVAQAQELIDEYRAANGGEEINLTYTITAGSPVSTQAGELLQAQFAKVDGLNLDIVALDGGAFYSALTSGNYDLIVSSVGGAHPENLYKVFATDGTVNTSGFSNPDVDQAFATTHTSNDPDVVNKAYADAIAGIVEGNAYRYWRHAKTYVISASDVQGVRNDNLYWFRPDLAWIQQ comes from the coding sequence GTGCGGGGTGGCACGCTCACCTACGCGTTCAACACCGAGGCGCAATCCGTTGACCCGGCCACCTGCGCGGTCGGGGTCGGACCCGGTCCGTGCGGCGCAGTGTTCGGTGCCCTCGTCTACTACAACATCGACACCCGCGAGTTCGAACCGGGGATGGCGGAGTCCTTCACATCTGACGACGGCAAGGTCTGGACTCTGAAGCTCCGTCCGGGTCTCGAGTTCACCGACGGGACACCGTACGACGCTGCGGCGGTGGTTTTCAACTGGGACCGGCTGCTCGACCCTGCTCTGCTCTCGCCCAGTGCCGCGGCGGCGGAGAGCGTCTCCTGGCAGATCGTCGACGACACCACGATCACTGTCACATCGGACGAGGTCAATTACCAGCTACCGCTGACGATGTCCGAGGACATGGCTTTCATCGGCTCACCTCAGGCCATCCGGGCCAAAGGTCGCGACTTCGGGAACTCGCCCGTGGGCGCGGGTCCCTTCGTGATGACCAGCTGGGCCCGCGGAACGGAGATGACCCTTGACCGAAATCCTGGCTATTGGGACCAGCCCCGTCCGTACGCCGATCGCCTGGTGATCAAGACGATCCCTGCGGATGATCAGCGCTACAACGCGTTGCAGTCGGGCGAGATCAACGTCATGGCGGTGACCTTGAAGAAGTATGCAGATCGCGCGAAGAGCGCCGGAATGAACGTGTCGGAGGCAGCGCTCCTCGGCGGAACCGGCCCCCGCATCAGCCATCGAGGACCTCTGGCCGACCAGCGGGTGCGCGAGGCCATCGGTCTGGTCATCGACAACGAGCAGATCATGAATGCGGTATACCCCGGCGAGTCGGTGGCCACGGGCTTCACACCCGAGGACAGCCCCATGTACGACCCGCGTTCGACGTGGCCGCAGGTCGACGTCGCGCAGGCCCAGGAACTGATCGACGAGTACCGGGCAGCGAACGGCGGCGAAGAGATCAACCTGACGTATACGATCACCGCCGGGAGCCCGGTATCCACACAGGCCGGAGAACTTCTGCAGGCCCAGTTCGCGAAGGTCGACGGTCTGAACCTCGACATCGTCGCCCTCGACGGCGGAGCCTTCTATTCGGCTCTCACATCAGGCAATTACGACCTGATCGTCAGCTCGGTGGGTGGCGCACACCCCGAGAACCTCTACAAGGTCTTCGCCACCGACGGCACCGTGAACACGTCGGGGTTCTCCAACCCTGACGTGGACCAGGCCTTCGCGACGACGCACACGTCGAACGACCCCGACGTCGTCAACAAGGCGTACGCCGACGCGATCGCAGGGATCGTGGAAGGCAATGCCTACCGGTACTGGCGGCATGCGAAGACCTACGTGATCTCGGCATCGGACGTTCAGGGTGTGCGAAACGACAACCTGTACTGGTTCCGTCCCGATCTGGCCTGGATTCAGCAGTAG
- a CDS encoding MFS transporter, translating to MQSNSRSDFRFAVVVLAFAGILGSLVQTLIIPVLAQLPVLLDTSVAGASWVVTVTLLTGAVVTPISGRLGDTYGRRRVLMICVASLLVGSVICALTSDLSVLIIGRALQGMATSVVPLGMSILRNMLEPARLPVAIAMVSAAAGVGGSVGLPLAAVVAEYLDWHLLFWACAAVAAISIVLIAVVVPRDTVSRPRARAGFDYVGAVLLAALLTCMLTAITMAPKWGWADPRITGMFTATVLMVVIFYLYERRARQPLVNMPLFLSRSILSLNVVTVFTGFGMMAMSLILTRLIQAPTSTGYGLGLSITMTGLCLAPGGVIMLMCPPVAAALAARRGSKLPLVIGIVVMTGSYAIAAVIPYTTAVVVVVGALNAAGLALVLASVPALMMQAAPAAETAAANGQNALMRTVGTATSSAVVAMIMSATVSAQAPDFSTEGGIRTAFAVGGLVCLAALVATLSVPQAHPTAGRRSTADELDRRVG from the coding sequence GTGCAATCGAATTCACGCTCGGATTTTCGATTCGCGGTAGTCGTCCTCGCGTTCGCGGGGATCCTGGGTTCTCTGGTTCAGACCCTGATCATCCCAGTGCTCGCGCAGCTCCCGGTGCTGCTGGACACCTCGGTCGCGGGGGCATCGTGGGTGGTCACGGTGACGCTCTTGACCGGCGCGGTCGTGACCCCGATCAGCGGGCGTCTCGGGGACACATACGGTCGACGGCGGGTTCTGATGATCTGCGTCGCGAGTCTCCTTGTCGGGTCTGTCATCTGCGCGCTGACGTCCGACCTGTCGGTGCTGATCATCGGCCGCGCCCTCCAGGGGATGGCCACCAGCGTGGTGCCACTCGGGATGAGCATCCTGCGGAACATGCTCGAGCCGGCTCGGCTACCGGTCGCGATCGCGATGGTCAGTGCGGCAGCCGGTGTCGGCGGTTCGGTGGGTTTGCCGTTGGCTGCTGTCGTCGCGGAGTACCTGGATTGGCATCTGCTCTTCTGGGCGTGCGCCGCGGTGGCGGCGATCTCCATCGTGCTGATCGCTGTCGTCGTGCCGCGCGACACGGTGTCGCGACCCCGTGCCCGGGCCGGCTTCGACTACGTGGGCGCCGTGCTCTTGGCGGCCCTGCTGACCTGTATGTTGACGGCAATCACCATGGCGCCCAAGTGGGGGTGGGCGGACCCTCGGATCACGGGGATGTTCACCGCGACCGTACTCATGGTGGTGATCTTCTACCTCTACGAGCGTCGCGCGCGACAGCCGTTGGTCAACATGCCGCTCTTTCTCAGCCGGTCGATCCTGTCCCTGAACGTGGTCACGGTCTTCACCGGGTTCGGCATGATGGCGATGAGCCTGATCCTGACCCGACTCATCCAGGCGCCGACATCGACGGGATACGGCCTCGGCCTGTCGATCACCATGACCGGACTCTGCCTGGCTCCGGGCGGTGTCATCATGCTGATGTGTCCGCCGGTCGCCGCCGCCCTGGCCGCCCGGCGCGGCTCGAAGCTCCCTCTGGTCATCGGAATCGTCGTGATGACGGGCAGTTACGCGATCGCCGCGGTGATTCCCTACACGACCGCGGTCGTCGTGGTCGTCGGCGCCCTGAATGCTGCGGGACTCGCGCTGGTACTCGCATCGGTACCGGCGCTGATGATGCAGGCGGCTCCCGCGGCCGAGACCGCGGCGGCCAACGGGCAGAACGCGCTCATGCGCACGGTCGGCACGGCGACGTCGAGCGCGGTGGTGGCGATGATCATGTCTGCCACCGTTTCCGCCCAAGCCCCGGATTTCTCCACCGAAGGCGGGATCCGAACGGCTTTCGCTGTCGGCGGACTCGTGTGTCTGGCGGCGCTCGTCGCCACGCTGTCGGTTCCGCAGGCACACCCGACCGCCGGCCGGCGGTCGACCGCCGACGAACTCGACCGCAGGGTCGGATAG
- a CDS encoding VOC family protein produces MSIRSLNHAVLFVSDIQRSADFYCNTLGFDRIAADFPGGAFLRGTGSANDHDLGLFQASAPAARRGAIGLYHLAWEVETLAELRDALVRLQRVGALVGASDHVATKAVYGRDPDGIEFEVTWLVPDSELHHVMVPGIDPTSPLDIDREIERFGSTTPGGPRDDRALMHRVMARVAGDQA; encoded by the coding sequence TTGTCGATTCGCAGTCTGAATCATGCTGTCCTGTTCGTGTCAGATATTCAGCGAAGTGCTGATTTCTACTGCAACACACTCGGTTTCGATCGCATCGCGGCTGACTTCCCAGGCGGGGCCTTCTTGCGGGGCACGGGGAGCGCGAATGATCATGACCTGGGCCTGTTCCAGGCGTCTGCGCCCGCGGCTCGCCGGGGTGCGATCGGGTTGTACCACTTGGCGTGGGAAGTGGAGACGCTCGCAGAGCTGAGGGACGCGCTCGTTCGATTGCAGCGCGTCGGTGCGCTCGTCGGGGCCTCCGACCATGTCGCCACCAAGGCCGTGTACGGCCGGGATCCCGACGGCATCGAATTCGAGGTCACCTGGCTGGTTCCCGATTCCGAGCTCCACCACGTGATGGTGCCCGGGATCGATCCCACGAGCCCACTCGACATCGACCGCGAGATCGAACGCTTCGGGTCGACGACCCCTGGCGGTCCGCGTGACGACCGTGCCCTCATGCACAGGGTCATGGCTCGTGTCGCGGGCGACCAGGCGTGA
- a CDS encoding nuclear transport factor 2 family protein — MSSPTVDEQLAELRSIREITSLKHRYLRACDAKDPETFRACFIRSGAVLDYGALGRYDDADPIVEIFRQVALRKEAGAYQVLDMHHAFHPEISLVDDTHAHGRWTLAFRQLNLAERTETVASMEYDDDYVIEDGQWKISRCLSIPLWSMTRPLEESVEVTQGWGLDG, encoded by the coding sequence ATGAGTTCCCCGACCGTCGACGAGCAGCTGGCCGAACTGCGGAGCATCCGCGAGATCACATCGCTGAAGCACCGATACCTACGCGCCTGCGATGCCAAGGACCCGGAGACGTTTCGGGCTTGCTTCATCAGATCCGGCGCCGTCCTGGACTACGGTGCGCTCGGCAGGTACGACGACGCCGACCCGATCGTCGAGATCTTCCGGCAGGTCGCGCTTCGCAAAGAGGCCGGCGCCTACCAGGTGTTGGACATGCACCACGCATTCCATCCGGAGATATCGCTCGTCGACGACACCCATGCCCACGGCAGATGGACCCTCGCTTTTCGCCAGCTGAATCTGGCCGAACGCACTGAGACAGTCGCGTCGATGGAGTACGACGACGACTATGTGATCGAGGACGGCCAGTGGAAGATCTCGCGGTGCCTGTCGATTCCACTATGGTCGATGACGAGGCCGCTCGAGGAGTCCGTGGAAGTGACCCAAGGGTGGGGCCTGGACGGTTGA
- a CDS encoding SDR family NAD(P)-dependent oxidoreductase has protein sequence MSASPQAPSPKTPDDRVAVVTGASRGAGKGIALALGDAGYTVYVTGRTATEGQSALPGTVSSTAEEVTARGGRGIPVIVDHSVDTDVEHLFTRVREEQGHLDVLVNNALSIPDALATKGPFFQKPLALLDLWDVGMRSSYVATYYAASLLLESTAGLVVNTSSFGGTCYMHGPAYGAGKAAVDKMAHDMAHDFGPYGVTVVSIWMGLLKTERTLAGVAEDPEAYRDILASAESPEFTGRVIAALTQEPDLIRRSGQVLIGAELADELGVTDVDGNSPPSHRSYLGDPPQFSSAVIE, from the coding sequence ATGTCCGCCTCTCCGCAAGCGCCCTCACCGAAGACCCCTGATGACCGAGTAGCGGTCGTGACGGGCGCCAGTCGAGGCGCGGGTAAGGGGATCGCCCTGGCCCTCGGTGACGCCGGGTACACGGTGTACGTCACCGGACGCACCGCCACCGAAGGTCAATCAGCCTTGCCCGGTACCGTCTCGAGCACGGCAGAGGAAGTAACCGCCCGTGGCGGACGGGGCATTCCGGTGATCGTCGACCACTCTGTGGACACCGACGTGGAACACCTGTTCACCAGAGTGCGCGAGGAACAGGGCCATCTCGACGTTCTGGTCAACAACGCGCTCTCCATCCCGGACGCACTGGCGACGAAAGGTCCGTTCTTCCAGAAGCCGCTCGCGCTGCTGGACCTCTGGGATGTCGGAATGCGGTCGAGCTACGTCGCCACGTACTACGCCGCTTCCCTCCTGCTCGAGAGCACCGCCGGACTCGTCGTGAACACGTCGAGCTTCGGCGGTACCTGTTACATGCACGGACCTGCCTATGGCGCCGGAAAAGCCGCGGTGGACAAGATGGCGCACGACATGGCCCACGACTTCGGTCCCTACGGGGTGACGGTGGTGTCGATCTGGATGGGACTCCTGAAAACCGAACGGACTCTGGCCGGTGTGGCCGAGGACCCGGAGGCGTACCGCGACATCCTCGCAAGCGCGGAGTCACCCGAATTCACCGGACGAGTGATCGCGGCTCTCACCCAGGAGCCGGACTTGATACGACGAAGCGGGCAGGTTCTGATCGGCGCTGAGCTGGCCGACGAACTCGGAGTGACCGATGTCGACGGGAACAGCCCTCCATCTCACCGGTCGTACCTCGGCGACCCCCCTCAGTTCAGTTCCGCTGTCATCGAGTAA
- a CDS encoding SMP-30/gluconolactonase/LRE family protein, translated as MNERPATIADARRHHASELARGFSWPECPRWHDDRFWFTDMYTSTLKTVGDDGIVEIVVDATGRRRDSSVPIVLGGFGWLPTGQLVVTSMHEKLILIQADPDADVLSVYADLSDLAVGPINDMVVATDGSLYITQLGFDLFNGDAPVSSPILMVDTDGTASSADAVGPLMGANGIGLSADERHLYVAETFADRLLVMERAADGSLSDHRVFAECPGSPDGLGLDADGGVWAALPGLGRVVRFVDGGGATDVVEVPLDEGRTVACLLGGHDRRTLYVTVGVEVYDFEKSAREAQASIWTARVDVGGGHTRP; from the coding sequence ATGAACGAGCGACCCGCCACCATCGCTGATGCGCGCAGACACCACGCGAGTGAGCTCGCCCGCGGGTTCTCGTGGCCGGAGTGCCCACGATGGCACGACGACCGGTTCTGGTTCACCGACATGTACACCTCGACGCTGAAAACCGTTGGCGACGACGGAATCGTGGAGATCGTGGTGGATGCCACCGGACGACGCCGGGATTCGTCGGTCCCGATCGTCCTGGGTGGTTTCGGTTGGCTACCAACCGGTCAGCTGGTCGTCACCTCGATGCACGAGAAGCTGATCCTGATCCAGGCCGACCCGGATGCGGACGTGCTGTCGGTGTATGCGGATCTGTCCGACCTGGCGGTGGGGCCGATCAATGACATGGTGGTCGCGACCGACGGAAGTCTGTACATAACGCAGCTCGGTTTCGACCTGTTCAACGGCGACGCACCTGTGTCGTCTCCGATTCTGATGGTCGATACCGACGGCACGGCATCATCGGCAGATGCGGTTGGTCCTCTCATGGGAGCCAATGGGATCGGGCTGTCCGCCGACGAACGTCACCTGTACGTGGCCGAGACCTTCGCCGATCGTCTTCTCGTGATGGAACGCGCCGCCGACGGATCGCTCTCGGACCACCGGGTTTTCGCCGAATGTCCCGGATCACCAGACGGTTTGGGGCTCGACGCCGACGGCGGCGTGTGGGCTGCCCTGCCGGGGCTCGGACGTGTCGTGCGTTTCGTGGACGGCGGTGGGGCCACAGACGTGGTCGAGGTTCCCCTGGACGAGGGCAGGACCGTCGCCTGCCTGCTGGGAGGCCACGATCGCAGAACGCTTTACGTCACCGTCGGCGTCGAGGTGTACGACTTCGAGAAGTCCGCGCGCGAAGCGCAGGCAAGTATCTGGACGGCCAGAGTCGATGTCGGTGGCGGGCACACCCGTCCCTGA